A portion of the Cryptomeria japonica chromosome 5, Sugi_1.0, whole genome shotgun sequence genome contains these proteins:
- the LOC131036550 gene encoding TPD1 protein homolog 1 — protein MARKEFSGSSICLLLLTFYISFSLGDDNEPGLADSCMCGNDDIYIVQGQEYNPGIPTFTVTIINTCLSTCKPRNIHMYCGWFASWDWVDPKDFRRISYDDCLVNYGRPMAPFDSIYFTYSNTYMYPLSVKSVEFV, from the exons ATGGCTCGAAAGGAATTCTCAGGAAGCTCTATTTGCCTCCTCCTCCTCACTTTTTATATCTCCTTCTCCTTAG GAGATGACAATGAACCCGGACTAGCTGACTCAT GTATGTGTGGTAACGATGACATATACATTGTACAGGGTCAAGAGTATAATCCAGGGATTCCGACATTCACTGTGACAATAATCAACACATGCTTATCTACATGCAAGCCACGAAACATTCATATGTATTGTGGGTGGTTTGCATCGTGGGATTGGGTGGATCCTAAGGATTTCAGACGCATTTCTTATGATGACTGCCTTGTCAATTATGGAAGACCTATGGCGCCATTCGATTCCATTTATTTTACATACTCCAATACATATATGTACCCTTTGAGTGTTAAATCTGTTGAGTTTGTTTAG